From the genome of Schaalia dentiphila ATCC 17982, one region includes:
- a CDS encoding exodeoxyribonuclease III, producing the protein MRFATWNVNSIRTRVDRVIAFLERSGTDVLAMQEIKCRPDQFPTEAFEEAGYHVAIHGLNQWNGVAVASRLPILDVQDHFPTQPAFGEPPVVEARALGVTIDTTDTLPSEDRQASSMTIWSLYVPNGRELTHAHYAYKLEWLANLAEQGRGWLTDPSALIALVGDWNVAPMDEDVWDMSAFEGATHVSAPEREAFAAFAADGWVEVTRERVTNYTYWDYQKLRFPKNEGMRIDFAYCSPALAARVSGAQIDRDERKGKGASDHVPVIVDVD; encoded by the coding sequence ATGAGATTTGCGACCTGGAATGTCAACTCCATCCGCACGCGCGTCGACCGCGTTATTGCTTTCCTCGAGCGCTCTGGTACGGACGTGCTGGCCATGCAGGAAATTAAGTGCCGCCCCGACCAGTTCCCGACGGAAGCCTTTGAGGAGGCCGGTTACCACGTCGCCATCCACGGTCTCAACCAGTGGAACGGCGTCGCTGTCGCTTCCCGTCTGCCCATCCTGGATGTGCAGGACCACTTCCCCACCCAGCCCGCCTTTGGCGAACCGCCCGTGGTCGAAGCTCGCGCGCTCGGCGTCACCATCGACACGACTGACACACTCCCCTCCGAGGATAGGCAGGCCTCGTCGATGACGATCTGGAGCCTGTACGTGCCCAACGGCCGCGAGCTCACGCACGCGCACTACGCCTACAAGCTGGAGTGGCTCGCGAACCTCGCCGAGCAGGGCCGCGGCTGGCTCACCGACCCGAGCGCCCTGATTGCCCTCGTCGGCGACTGGAACGTCGCCCCCATGGACGAGGACGTATGGGACATGAGCGCCTTCGAGGGAGCCACGCACGTGTCGGCGCCCGAGCGCGAGGCCTTCGCCGCTTTCGCCGCGGACGGCTGGGTTGAGGTCACGCGCGAGCGCGTCACAAACTACACCTACTGGGACTACCAGAAGCTGCGCTTCCCCAAGAACGAGGGCATGCGCATCGACTTCGCCTACTGCTCGCCGGCCCTCGCTGCGCGCGTGAGCGGCGCACAGATCGACCGCGACGAGCGCAAGGGCAAGGGTGCGTCCGACCACGTGCCCGTCATCGTCGACGTCGACTAA
- a CDS encoding YbjN domain-containing protein, whose translation MGWLWRADVDGGTDGEETPRRRELPDDIAPDMEQWGGSNAAPPEGIVTGNSEFEANRFDMVRPITQERLGLLFDSEGWAWRIDSDGDLCGFWEGHLFCFRFLGDSREVLSIVAFMKSLVPIECGEDLRDFLQAWHGEFLWPKAYVADQDEGDRVVAEVNADYEYGATDAQLVQQVMCALATTLQLFRALEERYGLDDDEGHGPAGGHQRGFDGPAWLPES comes from the coding sequence ATGGGCTGGCTATGGCGGGCGGATGTCGACGGGGGGACCGATGGTGAGGAGACTCCTCGCCGCCGCGAACTGCCGGACGATATCGCCCCTGATATGGAACAATGGGGAGGTAGCAATGCAGCACCTCCGGAAGGAATTGTCACGGGTAATTCGGAGTTTGAAGCCAATCGTTTCGATATGGTTCGTCCCATCACGCAGGAGCGCTTAGGTCTCCTTTTTGATTCCGAGGGGTGGGCGTGGCGTATCGATAGCGATGGAGACCTCTGCGGTTTTTGGGAGGGGCATCTGTTCTGCTTCCGCTTCCTCGGAGACTCGCGCGAGGTGCTGTCGATCGTTGCCTTCATGAAGAGCCTCGTTCCCATTGAATGTGGTGAGGATCTGCGGGACTTCCTGCAGGCGTGGCACGGCGAGTTCCTGTGGCCCAAGGCCTACGTTGCTGATCAGGACGAGGGAGACCGTGTCGTCGCCGAGGTGAATGCCGATTACGAGTATGGCGCGACGGATGCGCAGCTCGTGCAGCAGGTGATGTGTGCGCTGGCGACAACCCTTCAGCTTTTCCGCGCGCTCGAGGAGCGCTATGGCCTCGATGATGATGAAGGGCACGGTCCTGCCGGCGGTCATCAGCGCGGGTTTGATGGCCCTGCCTGGCTTCCCGAGAGCTGA
- the clpB gene encoding ATP-dependent chaperone ClpB, producing the protein MAREMTTKAQEAVSSALQAAGAAGNPQVEPIHLLEALIEQREGIALSLLEAVGADVRAIGARTRNALVALPSAQGASAGSAQPSNALLAVVRDAGERAEAGGDQYISTEHLLIALAASQTEAGRILAQGGVEADALTQALAQLRPDPITSADPEGSFEALSKYGRDLTEVAREGKLDPVIGRDNEIRRVVQVLSRRTKNNPVLIGEPGVGKTAVVEGLAQRIVAGDVPESLRDKRLVSLDVASMVAGAKYRGEFEERLKAVLSEISRSDGQIITFIDELHTVVGAGGGSEGAMDAGNMLKPMLARGELRMVGATTLDEYRENIEKDPALERRFQQVFVGEPSVEDTVAILRGIAPKYEAHHKVTISDGALVAAATLSNRYITGRQLPDKAIDLIDEAASRLRMELDSSPVEIDELRRSVDRLRMEESYLTESDPEGLDEATQERLSKLRADLADREESLRALTARWEAEKAGHNRVGELRVQLDSLRTQLDLAVREGRWEEAGRLQNGEIPAVERQIAEAEAQAEEQDARSDDEPMIAEKVGPAEIADVIEAWTGIPTGKLLQTETDKLLHMEDELGKRLIGQKDAVRAVSDAVRRSRAGLSDPNRPTGSFLFLGPTGVGKTELAKALAEFLFDDERAMVRIDMSEYSEKHSVARLVGAPPGYVGYEQGGQLTEAVRRRPYSVILLDEVEKADPEIFDILLQVLDDGRLTDGQGRTVDFRNTILILTSNLGSQFLADPDLTPEEKRESVMSVVSAAFRPEFLNRLDETVMFDALTRENLGEIVDLLVASLESRLRERRIGLTVTEPARGWLARVGYDPAFGARPLRRLIQREIGDRLAKLLLSGDVQDGQNVTVDINDSIDGLVMNVDKP; encoded by the coding sequence ATGGCACGTGAAATGACGACAAAGGCGCAGGAGGCCGTCTCCTCTGCGCTTCAGGCTGCCGGTGCAGCCGGCAACCCGCAGGTGGAGCCCATCCACCTGCTGGAAGCACTGATCGAACAGCGCGAAGGCATCGCGCTCTCCCTGCTCGAGGCCGTTGGGGCCGACGTTCGCGCGATCGGCGCACGCACTCGCAATGCCCTCGTGGCGCTCCCGAGTGCGCAGGGCGCATCCGCCGGAAGTGCCCAGCCCTCGAACGCTCTGCTCGCGGTCGTTCGCGACGCCGGCGAGCGGGCCGAGGCTGGCGGCGACCAGTACATCTCGACCGAGCATCTGCTCATCGCGCTGGCTGCGTCGCAGACCGAGGCCGGTCGCATCCTCGCCCAGGGCGGCGTCGAGGCCGACGCGCTGACTCAGGCTCTCGCGCAGCTGCGCCCCGATCCGATCACCTCGGCGGACCCCGAGGGGTCCTTCGAGGCCCTGTCCAAGTACGGGCGTGACCTCACGGAGGTGGCGCGCGAAGGCAAGCTCGATCCGGTTATCGGCCGTGACAACGAGATTCGCCGCGTCGTGCAGGTCCTGTCCCGTCGTACTAAGAACAATCCTGTTCTGATCGGCGAGCCCGGCGTCGGCAAGACGGCCGTCGTTGAAGGCCTCGCCCAGCGCATCGTCGCGGGCGACGTCCCGGAGTCCCTGCGCGACAAGCGCCTCGTCTCCCTCGACGTTGCGTCGATGGTCGCCGGCGCGAAGTACCGCGGTGAGTTCGAGGAGCGCCTGAAGGCGGTTCTGTCCGAGATTTCTCGCTCAGACGGGCAGATCATCACCTTCATCGACGAGCTGCACACCGTCGTTGGTGCGGGCGGCGGCTCCGAGGGTGCGATGGACGCGGGCAATATGCTCAAGCCCATGCTCGCCCGCGGCGAGCTGCGCATGGTCGGCGCGACGACTCTCGATGAGTACCGCGAGAACATCGAAAAGGATCCGGCGCTGGAGCGTCGTTTCCAGCAGGTGTTCGTCGGCGAGCCCTCGGTTGAGGACACCGTTGCGATCCTGCGCGGTATCGCGCCGAAGTACGAGGCTCACCACAAGGTGACCATCTCCGATGGTGCGCTCGTTGCTGCGGCGACCCTGTCGAACCGCTACATCACGGGGCGCCAGCTGCCCGACAAGGCGATCGACCTGATCGATGAGGCGGCCTCGCGCCTGCGCATGGAGCTGGACTCCTCGCCCGTCGAGATCGACGAGCTGCGCCGCAGTGTGGATCGCCTCCGCATGGAGGAGTCCTACCTGACCGAATCCGATCCGGAGGGCCTGGATGAGGCTACCCAGGAGCGGCTGAGCAAGCTGCGCGCTGACCTCGCTGACCGCGAGGAGAGCCTGCGTGCTCTGACGGCTCGCTGGGAGGCTGAGAAGGCTGGTCACAACCGTGTTGGTGAGCTGCGCGTCCAGCTCGACTCGCTGCGTACCCAGCTGGACCTGGCCGTGCGCGAGGGGCGTTGGGAGGAAGCCGGGCGCCTGCAGAACGGTGAAATCCCGGCAGTCGAGCGTCAGATCGCCGAGGCTGAAGCGCAGGCTGAGGAGCAGGATGCCCGTAGCGACGACGAGCCGATGATCGCCGAGAAGGTCGGCCCTGCAGAGATCGCCGATGTCATCGAGGCGTGGACCGGAATTCCGACGGGTAAGCTCCTGCAAACGGAGACGGACAAGCTCCTGCACATGGAGGATGAGCTCGGAAAGCGCCTGATCGGTCAGAAAGATGCCGTGCGTGCGGTGTCCGATGCGGTCCGTCGCTCCCGCGCAGGCCTGTCCGACCCGAATCGTCCGACCGGTTCGTTCCTTTTCCTCGGCCCGACGGGCGTGGGTAAGACGGAGCTGGCCAAGGCGCTCGCGGAGTTCCTCTTCGACGACGAGCGTGCGATGGTGCGTATCGACATGTCCGAGTACTCCGAAAAGCACTCGGTGGCGCGCCTCGTCGGCGCCCCTCCGGGGTACGTGGGCTACGAGCAGGGCGGTCAACTGACCGAGGCGGTGCGCCGTCGTCCCTATTCCGTGATTCTGCTGGACGAAGTCGAGAAGGCCGATCCTGAGATTTTCGACATTCTTTTGCAGGTTCTGGATGATGGACGTCTCACTGACGGACAGGGGCGGACGGTCGACTTCCGCAACACCATTCTGATCCTCACCTCGAACCTCGGATCGCAGTTCCTGGCGGACCCGGACTTGACACCCGAAGAAAAGCGGGAGTCTGTCATGTCTGTCGTATCGGCGGCCTTCCGTCCGGAGTTTCTCAATAGGCTGGATGAGACGGTCATGTTTGACGCTCTTACCCGTGAAAATCTGGGCGAGATCGTCGATTTGCTCGTCGCGTCGCTGGAGTCTCGTCTGCGCGAGCGTCGTATCGGATTGACAGTAACCGAACCGGCCCGTGGATGGCTCGCTCGAGTCGGCTATGATCCGGCCTTCGGAGCGCGCCCGCTGCGCCGCTTGATTCAGCGCGAGATTGGCGATCGACTGGCCAAGCTGCTGCTCAGTGGAGACGTTCAAGATGGTCAGAATGTGACAGTTGACATCAACGATTCCATTGACGGGCTTGTCATGAATGTTGATAAACCCTGA
- a CDS encoding serine hydrolase domain-containing protein: MIGPLPSFDVALVLRVGGDVVYTYGDVDRVFPLASVTKPIVAWSVLVAVERGLVSLDDPAGPEGSTVRHLLAHASGLPFEGRRPVAAPEKRRIYSNEGFDVLGEVIEAATGVGIAQWVRETVFEPLGMATADIPGSPAHAGVASASDVSLFGAELARPTLLSGPLAALAALSQFPALAGVVPGYGRFNPCPWGLGLEIRGEKSPHWTAPDASPRTIGHFGQSGSFVWADRDLRASAAFVGAEHFGLWHHDNWSALNAELLRLAREHA; encoded by the coding sequence GTGATCGGCCCACTGCCATCCTTTGATGTCGCCCTCGTCCTTCGTGTCGGGGGCGACGTCGTCTATACGTACGGAGACGTCGATCGTGTTTTCCCGCTCGCGTCGGTAACCAAGCCGATCGTCGCGTGGTCGGTGTTGGTCGCGGTCGAACGAGGCCTGGTTTCCCTCGATGATCCCGCGGGTCCTGAGGGTTCGACGGTCCGGCACCTGCTGGCTCACGCCTCGGGCCTGCCGTTCGAGGGGCGTCGCCCCGTCGCTGCTCCGGAGAAGCGACGGATCTACTCGAACGAGGGCTTCGACGTCCTCGGCGAGGTGATCGAGGCTGCGACCGGCGTCGGCATTGCGCAGTGGGTGCGCGAGACGGTCTTTGAGCCGCTCGGCATGGCGACGGCCGATATTCCCGGTAGCCCCGCTCATGCGGGGGTCGCCAGTGCGTCCGACGTCAGCCTCTTCGGTGCCGAGCTCGCACGCCCAACGTTGCTGAGTGGACCGTTGGCTGCGCTTGCCGCTCTGTCGCAGTTTCCTGCGCTCGCTGGCGTTGTGCCTGGCTACGGGCGTTTCAATCCCTGCCCGTGGGGCCTCGGCCTCGAGATTCGCGGTGAGAAGTCGCCGCACTGGACCGCGCCCGACGCCTCCCCGCGCACGATCGGGCACTTCGGACAATCCGGCTCGTTCGTGTGGGCGGACCGTGACCTTCGTGCCAGCGCCGCCTTTGTTGGCGCGGAGCATTTCGGGCTGTGGCATCACGACAACTGGTCAGCCCTCAATGCAGAGTTGCTGCGCCTCGCGCGCGAGCACGCCTAA
- a CDS encoding TetR/AcrR family transcriptional regulator, which yields MTTQRKARGAYSVGQATRESILSAAMVLIAERGYNGFSLRDLGRRVGISHPAVVYHFPSKEAILRSAIQRHEEMNALFDVSINDETEGGFDEGGITVGSFVDWAVGEMRFAIKPGADAAIALDCVLWAESSSEAHPAHAHYKYRTQQMEETLTAMIQTFVDEEGAAIGTTPRTLARILIRYWYGSVVSARYNDEPIDAREFVADFLAVCVQLLRLPAHYVLQLGASVPEEVAEVYARTLRKISEKTTAAAEAGVAPAPEATA from the coding sequence ATGACAACCCAGAGGAAGGCCCGTGGCGCCTACTCCGTAGGACAGGCGACGCGTGAATCCATCCTCTCAGCAGCGATGGTTCTGATTGCAGAGCGAGGCTATAACGGCTTTTCCCTGCGTGACCTTGGTCGCCGAGTCGGCATTTCGCACCCCGCGGTGGTCTATCACTTCCCCTCGAAGGAAGCCATCCTGCGCAGCGCGATTCAGCGTCACGAGGAGATGAACGCACTCTTCGACGTTTCCATTAACGATGAGACCGAAGGCGGGTTCGACGAGGGCGGTATCACCGTGGGCTCGTTTGTTGACTGGGCAGTCGGGGAAATGCGCTTCGCCATAAAGCCCGGCGCCGATGCGGCCATCGCACTGGACTGTGTCCTGTGGGCGGAGTCCTCCTCTGAGGCGCACCCTGCACACGCACACTACAAGTACCGCACCCAGCAGATGGAGGAAACCCTCACTGCGATGATCCAGACCTTCGTGGACGAGGAGGGTGCCGCAATTGGTACGACTCCTCGTACGCTTGCGAGGATCCTCATTCGCTACTGGTACGGCTCCGTCGTCTCGGCTCGTTACAACGACGAGCCGATCGACGCTCGTGAGTTCGTCGCGGACTTCCTCGCTGTGTGTGTGCAGCTCCTGCGTCTGCCTGCGCACTACGTGCTGCAGCTCGGGGCCTCGGTCCCCGAGGAGGTCGCAGAAGTTTACGCGCGCACCCTGCGTAAGATCAGTGAAAAGACCACAGCAGCCGCCGAGGCAGGTGTGGCTCCGGCTCCGGAGGCCACCGCGTGA
- a CDS encoding choice-of-anchor M domain-containing protein gives MSHLRRISTAALALFLALTPAAAWAGPDQDKEWIVTGQHVDAPIPVWHDDTNSFSLNTINMPMEKTALWIPKAWTGTGEKDEAKSQLVIPAKRPDLAFLGAEGTVLNAAPQNPGPGNTPIWAGLGAGEIGDTDKFEGETYTLDLISVDGPGRMEMFIDNGDSVNRFLSSHDTAYRSVYNPRHTHLYTTFTQPGRYVANYKMTARSADGTAIYSSPITPLVWQVGGANPTEGTIKDIESAYNAARAERTDGNAATPTLTLSHHAEREHPGDNHLTDITIDTGVTTDKGRAWITVNGYFLTEVPVDGGRATVSELLGADAAAVQAIYIPGDSASARWISQTVQYSQKDTEPVTVGGTDTILGPSNPDPAPVWNPDHLPISSRRVEVSYDLIPGSTDQYTATVRANDPTLRATYKIEFLESKWDFSPWCSMEGTLGAGGMDTKTQDLGVCQSDPMYMRVILRPHPLSDAVMTVADAADVTVGPHVGLTAMLKMRDGIAAPEEPEPAPNPTPAPAPAPDNGGNDATPDPASSLLSDPVEIARGHLDVRLTQASGEGGLTYGLAVKDDSLTNARTSVLRTVGSTTLTVAPNARFVRPASLSDASYDVLGPVGTATYVLPETQNSDIVWPGLSTEGIDYAALPEGADLTLHLAQAPEGARVAFFQGGTFGAGAKVHFDSSKGDGLVHTTEATHMHGNWVFSAPGTYRIEVGARSGERSLVEPQSFTVIVRSGHHNERPAPVEEEPVPTPSPGPSPVPEPVPTPAPKPTPAPAPTADPAPAPAPSVDPAPVPAPTMDPAPAPAPTTDPAPAPAPTTDPAPAPAPTMDPAPAPTADPAPMPHPFPSPAPTGGPVRVPAASATNAGTPASSGATRTAAPAATGGSATGAPAARSNGAASGTTGAASSAPVTAPKAAPAATPSASPSAAPQGGAQSGEVAQSGGVAAPENGTADASGAVPIAAAAETGRSGGWSPYWLVLLVIPAALAGGGAGYLIRTR, from the coding sequence ATGTCACACCTGCGACGCATCAGCACGGCTGCGCTCGCCCTCTTCCTGGCATTGACCCCCGCCGCCGCGTGGGCCGGTCCCGACCAGGACAAGGAATGGATCGTTACCGGACAGCACGTTGATGCACCCATCCCCGTCTGGCATGACGACACCAACAGCTTCTCCCTGAACACCATCAACATGCCGATGGAGAAGACCGCTCTGTGGATCCCCAAGGCGTGGACCGGCACCGGCGAAAAAGACGAGGCGAAGTCGCAGCTCGTCATCCCGGCGAAGCGCCCCGACCTGGCCTTCCTGGGTGCCGAGGGTACCGTCCTGAACGCTGCGCCCCAGAATCCTGGCCCCGGTAACACGCCCATCTGGGCAGGCCTCGGAGCCGGCGAAATCGGAGACACCGACAAGTTCGAGGGCGAGACCTACACGCTCGACCTCATCAGCGTCGACGGCCCGGGTCGCATGGAGATGTTCATCGACAACGGCGACAGCGTGAACCGCTTCCTCTCCAGTCACGACACCGCATACCGAAGCGTCTACAACCCGCGCCACACGCACCTGTACACGACCTTCACGCAGCCGGGTCGCTACGTCGCGAACTATAAGATGACCGCTCGCAGTGCCGACGGCACCGCTATCTACTCCTCGCCGATCACGCCTCTGGTCTGGCAGGTCGGCGGCGCGAACCCCACCGAAGGCACTATCAAGGACATCGAATCCGCGTACAACGCGGCGCGCGCTGAACGCACCGACGGCAACGCGGCTACCCCGACGCTCACCCTGTCCCACCACGCCGAACGCGAGCACCCCGGCGACAATCACCTGACCGACATTACGATCGACACGGGTGTCACCACCGACAAGGGCCGCGCGTGGATCACCGTCAATGGCTACTTCCTGACCGAGGTTCCCGTTGACGGTGGCCGAGCGACGGTCTCCGAGCTGCTGGGCGCCGATGCTGCTGCCGTCCAGGCGATTTACATTCCCGGCGACTCTGCCTCGGCTCGCTGGATCTCGCAGACCGTTCAGTACTCCCAGAAGGACACCGAACCCGTTACCGTCGGTGGCACCGACACGATCCTCGGCCCCTCCAACCCGGACCCTGCACCCGTCTGGAACCCCGACCACCTGCCGATCTCCTCGCGCCGCGTCGAGGTCTCCTACGACCTCATTCCCGGCTCGACCGACCAGTACACCGCCACGGTGCGCGCCAACGACCCGACCCTGCGCGCCACCTACAAGATCGAGTTCCTCGAATCCAAGTGGGATTTCAGCCCCTGGTGCTCCATGGAAGGCACCCTGGGTGCGGGCGGCATGGACACGAAGACCCAGGACCTCGGTGTGTGCCAGTCCGACCCCATGTACATGCGCGTCATCCTGCGCCCCCACCCCCTCTCCGACGCGGTCATGACCGTCGCTGACGCCGCCGACGTCACCGTCGGCCCGCACGTCGGACTCACCGCGATGCTCAAGATGCGCGACGGTATCGCCGCCCCCGAAGAGCCCGAACCCGCTCCGAACCCGACGCCCGCCCCTGCTCCCGCCCCCGATAACGGCGGAAACGACGCAACACCGGACCCGGCCTCGTCCCTGCTGAGCGACCCCGTGGAGATCGCGCGTGGACACCTGGACGTGCGCCTCACCCAGGCGAGCGGCGAGGGCGGACTCACCTACGGCCTGGCCGTCAAGGATGACTCCCTGACCAACGCGCGCACCTCCGTGCTGCGCACTGTCGGCTCCACGACCCTCACGGTCGCACCCAACGCGCGCTTCGTGCGCCCCGCCTCCCTGTCGGATGCGAGCTACGACGTGCTCGGACCGGTGGGCACCGCCACGTACGTGCTGCCCGAGACGCAGAACAGCGACATCGTGTGGCCCGGCCTGTCCACTGAGGGCATCGACTACGCGGCCCTGCCCGAGGGAGCCGACCTGACCCTGCACCTCGCGCAGGCCCCCGAAGGCGCCCGCGTCGCATTCTTCCAGGGCGGCACCTTCGGTGCGGGCGCGAAGGTCCACTTCGACTCGTCCAAGGGCGACGGCCTCGTCCACACGACCGAAGCGACGCACATGCACGGCAACTGGGTCTTCAGTGCGCCCGGCACCTACCGCATCGAGGTGGGCGCACGCAGCGGCGAACGCAGCCTCGTCGAGCCCCAGTCCTTCACGGTGATCGTCCGATCCGGACACCACAATGAGCGGCCCGCACCGGTCGAGGAAGAGCCCGTTCCGACGCCGTCGCCCGGGCCCTCCCCGGTGCCTGAGCCGGTCCCCACCCCGGCACCCAAGCCGACGCCCGCCCCCGCGCCGACCGCAGATCCTGCACCCGCTCCGGCTCCGAGCGTGGACCCCGCTCCGGTTCCGGCCCCGACGATGGACCCGGCTCCGGCTCCCGCACCGACGACGGACCCGGCTCCGGCTCCCGCACCGACGACGGACCCGGCTCCGGCTCCCGCACCGACGATGGACCCGGCTCCGGCGCCGACCGCGGATCCTGCACCGATGCCGCACCCCTTCCCGTCTCCCGCTCCCACTGGCGGCCCGGTTCGAGTGCCCGCAGCGTCCGCGACAAACGCAGGAACCCCGGCCTCGTCCGGCGCGACCCGTACCGCAGCCCCCGCTGCGACCGGTGGTAGCGCGACCGGCGCTCCGGCTGCTCGCAGCAACGGAGCGGCAAGTGGAACGACCGGTGCGGCCAGCTCGGCACCCGTGACCGCCCCGAAGGCGGCTCCCGCGGCCACCCCGTCCGCGAGCCCCTCGGCTGCGCCCCAGGGCGGTGCGCAGAGCGGTGAAGTCGCGCAGAGCGGTGGCGTGGCTGCCCCCGAGAACGGGACGGCCGACGCATCGGGCGCCGTACCGATCGCTGCGGCCGCCGAGACCGGCCGATCGGGTGGATGGAGCCCCTACTGGCTCGTCCTGCTCGTCATTCCGGCGGCCCTCGCCGGCGGTGGAGCCGGATACCTGATCCGGACCCGATGA